The following proteins come from a genomic window of Candidatus Obscuribacter sp.:
- a CDS encoding type 1 glutamine amidotransferase domain-containing protein — protein MRVLIVTTSCYTLSGRHPTGLWLEEFAVPFIELAKLGADITVASPEGGAVPLDPKTEPDYEQRIKWAEALRALTTTVKLSQINPDQFEALFFPGGHGPVKDLADNADVKRIVEAMDRKGAVIAAVCHGPVALLNASKVSGEPLVAGRKVAGFSNLEERMVGLYDVVPFRLEDALKEKGARYDAGLLPMISHVVKDGNLITGQNPASSASIAKEMINAFGVGGNLSLAV, from the coding sequence ATGAGAGTTTTAATTGTCACCACCAGTTGTTACACCCTGAGCGGCAGGCATCCTACGGGTCTGTGGTTGGAAGAGTTTGCCGTACCGTTTATTGAGTTAGCTAAATTGGGCGCAGATATCACAGTGGCGTCGCCCGAAGGTGGTGCTGTCCCTCTGGATCCTAAGACTGAGCCTGATTATGAGCAGCGCATTAAATGGGCAGAGGCTTTGCGGGCGCTGACAACGACAGTAAAGCTCTCTCAAATTAATCCGGATCAATTTGAGGCTTTGTTCTTTCCCGGTGGTCATGGTCCAGTCAAAGATCTAGCAGACAACGCTGATGTTAAGCGTATTGTCGAGGCAATGGATCGTAAAGGAGCTGTTATCGCCGCTGTCTGTCATGGTCCGGTGGCTCTGCTTAACGCCTCAAAAGTAAGCGGTGAGCCGCTAGTGGCAGGGCGCAAGGTAGCAGGCTTTAGTAATTTAGAAGAGCGCATGGTCGGACTTTATGATGTTGTGCCGTTTAGATTAGAAGACGCGCTCAAAGAAAAAGGAGCCAGATACGATGCGGGGCTGCTGCCAATGATCTCGCATGTGGTCAAAGATGGCAATCTCATTACTGGTCAAAATCCAGCTTCCAGTGCCAGTATCGCCAAGGAAATGATTAATGCCTTTGGTGTCGGCGGTAACCTATCGCTTGCTGTTTGA
- a CDS encoding WG repeat-containing protein — translation MQKWVLSVFTVLSLVSLSSTGCTPPSKPNGFIDKAGHLVIDLDKLADKPTRVGDFKEGLAPVKFVGKWGCFNKSGDLAFTLSCNHISPFSEGLAAYSVGYGASAKWGYINKSGQTVIKPTFAAAKTFSEGLAPVKLAKEGKVPKDAALWIYIDKTGKQVFPDTYQEAQPFVQGLAVVKYEGHAGAINGSGNMVIPAKYDVVYNADSGHVVAAMGDGLSGPNPDQALDYLDQAGHLSFKKNIHGITLQNLKPMLWAKSSGDPKKNTDDLVRPLSPFASPGYSESKSFSQLDDRFSIDQQFSAKAFQGIYDYIFPVSENYFVAYSDAGGGKMDYRGGKPEEGDGIWNNSAFRFYDAAPFRDGMGLVQETKGGPYGYINKSGQYAFETQFDHARSYSDGLALVGPSAERSTEDDQSD, via the coding sequence ATGCAAAAGTGGGTTTTGTCGGTCTTTACTGTGCTTTCTCTTGTCAGCTTGAGTAGTACAGGGTGCACACCGCCTAGCAAACCTAATGGTTTTATCGATAAGGCCGGGCATCTTGTCATTGACCTTGACAAATTGGCTGATAAACCCACACGCGTTGGGGATTTTAAAGAGGGACTGGCACCGGTCAAATTTGTCGGCAAGTGGGGCTGTTTTAATAAGAGCGGCGATCTTGCCTTTACCTTGTCCTGCAATCATATCTCTCCCTTTAGTGAGGGGTTAGCCGCTTATAGTGTCGGATATGGTGCCAGTGCAAAATGGGGCTATATCAACAAAAGTGGTCAAACGGTTATTAAGCCAACATTTGCCGCCGCCAAAACTTTTAGCGAAGGTCTCGCTCCAGTGAAGTTGGCTAAAGAAGGCAAAGTGCCTAAGGATGCTGCTCTCTGGATTTATATTGATAAAACTGGCAAACAAGTATTTCCCGATACATATCAGGAGGCACAACCCTTTGTCCAGGGCCTCGCTGTGGTTAAGTATGAAGGCCATGCTGGAGCCATTAATGGCAGCGGCAATATGGTCATACCGGCAAAATACGATGTTGTCTACAACGCTGACAGTGGGCATGTTGTAGCGGCTATGGGGGATGGTTTATCGGGACCAAATCCAGATCAGGCTCTAGATTATCTCGACCAAGCTGGGCATCTATCTTTTAAAAAAAATATCCACGGTATTACTCTGCAAAACCTCAAGCCAATGCTCTGGGCTAAAAGTAGTGGTGACCCTAAAAAGAATACTGATGATTTAGTCAGACCACTCAGTCCTTTTGCTTCTCCTGGCTATAGTGAGTCTAAATCATTCAGTCAGTTGGACGATCGATTTAGTATTGATCAACAGTTTTCAGCTAAAGCATTTCAGGGTATTTACGATTACATTTTCCCTGTTTCCGAAAACTACTTTGTGGCTTATTCCGATGCCGGTGGTGGCAAAATGGATTACCGTGGCGGTAAGCCTGAAGAAGGCGATGGTATCTGGAATAACTCGGCTTTTAGATTTTATGATGCTGCTCCGTTTCGCGACGGCATGGGACTTGTGCAGGAAACCAAAGGCGGACCCTATGGTTACATCAACAAGAGTGGTCAGTATGCCTTTGAGACTCAGTTTGATCACGCGCGTTCCTATAGTGATGGTCTGGCACTGGTCGGTCCTAGTGCTGAGCGATCCACTGAAGACGACCAGTCCGACTAA
- a CDS encoding YcxB family protein: MSIINLGPIGFELAKGTASADQAWFVVSIVVFCLPLALSITSGHLLWQWQKSQSYKTFDRFDRFRFLQMYSIAQSGFQFQAFSNAVLIEWPAISHCYDLPEVICFVSGGQIFPIPKRAFYSALHIKNLRNFVRAQGVAVTKKGKERSDIKFAPLPPWSEAAAIVPDQDNIVAQVVMLDVDGKAVVETITAPELPTDLDLPTLAPAHPMSSLISEPIEFEPQSQSVQLEIIYTSEELKKIDRMLFLKYGFAELCKFYIFMVLYVALAPAGFLALVGSNIGMAVFIWILPWTALSLPCLAVHSMYCLQKREEAIRTMIKTDQPVLVQLTDTLCIVRTRRSLMHYPWQYFKSCFATADHRGPSRGALAAISPIRL; encoded by the coding sequence GTGTCAATTATTAACCTTGGGCCAATTGGTTTTGAGCTTGCTAAAGGTACCGCTAGTGCCGATCAGGCTTGGTTCGTTGTGAGCATTGTTGTATTTTGTCTTCCTCTGGCTCTTTCTATAACCAGCGGTCATCTATTGTGGCAGTGGCAAAAAAGTCAGAGCTATAAGACATTTGACCGTTTTGATCGGTTCAGATTTTTGCAGATGTATTCTATCGCTCAGTCTGGTTTTCAGTTTCAAGCCTTTAGTAATGCTGTACTTATAGAGTGGCCCGCTATTTCGCACTGCTACGATTTGCCCGAGGTCATCTGTTTTGTCTCTGGTGGACAGATTTTTCCTATTCCTAAGCGTGCATTTTATAGCGCCTTACATATTAAAAACCTGCGTAACTTTGTCAGGGCACAAGGCGTCGCTGTTACAAAAAAAGGCAAAGAAAGAAGCGATATCAAATTTGCTCCTTTGCCGCCGTGGTCTGAGGCTGCCGCTATTGTGCCAGATCAAGACAATATAGTGGCGCAAGTGGTTATGCTCGACGTCGATGGTAAAGCAGTAGTAGAAACAATCACTGCTCCCGAGCTGCCCACCGATCTTGATTTGCCGACCCTTGCTCCAGCCCATCCAATGTCTTCGCTTATTTCTGAGCCAATCGAGTTTGAGCCGCAATCACAGTCGGTACAACTGGAAATAATTTATACATCTGAAGAGCTAAAAAAAATAGATCGCATGCTCTTTTTGAAGTACGGTTTTGCGGAACTCTGTAAGTTTTACATATTCATGGTTCTATATGTCGCACTGGCACCGGCAGGATTTTTGGCCTTGGTCGGTTCTAATATCGGCATGGCTGTTTTTATTTGGATTTTGCCGTGGACAGCTTTATCTTTGCCGTGTTTGGCTGTGCATTCTATGTATTGTCTGCAAAAGAGAGAAGAAGCAATCCGCACCATGATTAAAACTGATCAACCAGTTTTGGTGCAGTTGACTGATACTCTTTGTATTGTGCGCACCAGGCGCTCATTAATGCACTACCCCTGGCAATATTTTAAGAGCTGTTTTGCCACAGCTGATCACCGGGGCCCGTCGCGGGGGGCCCTCGCGGCAATATCACCCATCAGGCTATGA
- the fabD gene encoding ACP S-malonyltransferase: MGKLAIVFPGQGSQSVGMGQSLSESNAAAREAFAKVDASAGRALSTLCFEGPEAELKRTINTQPTILAASLAAWAAYESAGGPKPDFVAGHSLGEITALCVSGVLTLDDAVKLVEKRASLMENCPKGAMSAVLGMDDEKLQSTLSEVSEALKAEGKTSTDTVVVVANYNTKDQLVISGNPDAVAKANVMIKERGGKAIPLPVGGAFHSPLMTPAATEFGAALKDRVFKTAAYPVVQNVDAKESKDPEVLKANLARQMESAVRWTDTVEHMVALGVDTIVEIGPGKVLTGLVKKIDKTVRFFNVSDEASLKDTVAALSTAAVS, from the coding sequence ATGGGTAAGCTGGCGATTGTATTTCCCGGTCAGGGCTCGCAAAGTGTCGGTATGGGTCAGTCTCTCTCTGAGAGCAATGCCGCTGCCCGAGAGGCTTTTGCCAAAGTCGATGCCAGTGCCGGCCGCGCACTTAGCACTCTATGCTTTGAAGGTCCGGAAGCAGAGCTGAAACGTACAATCAACACCCAGCCTACTATCCTGGCAGCATCCCTGGCTGCCTGGGCTGCTTATGAGAGCGCTGGTGGTCCCAAGCCTGATTTTGTTGCTGGTCACAGTCTCGGTGAAATAACTGCTCTCTGTGTATCAGGTGTCTTAACTCTCGATGATGCAGTAAAGCTCGTTGAGAAGCGCGCATCACTCATGGAAAACTGTCCTAAAGGCGCTATGTCCGCTGTACTTGGTATGGATGACGAAAAACTGCAATCCACTCTCAGTGAAGTCAGTGAAGCGCTCAAAGCCGAAGGCAAAACAAGTACAGATACAGTCGTTGTCGTGGCTAATTACAACACGAAAGATCAACTCGTTATATCCGGTAATCCAGATGCTGTCGCTAAAGCCAATGTCATGATTAAAGAGCGTGGTGGTAAGGCTATACCACTACCAGTGGGCGGAGCATTTCACTCACCTCTGATGACTCCTGCTGCCACCGAATTTGGTGCTGCTCTCAAAGACCGCGTCTTTAAAACTGCCGCATATCCTGTTGTACAAAACGTTGATGCTAAAGAGAGTAAAGACCCGGAAGTATTAAAAGCCAATCTCGCTCGTCAGATGGAGAGCGCTGTGCGCTGGACAGATACTGTGGAGCATATGGTGGCACTCGGTGTTGATACCATTGTCGAGATTGGTCCTGGCAAAGTGCTAACAGGTCTGGTCAAAAAGATTGATAAGACAGTGAGATTTTTCAACGTATCAGATGAAGCCTCACTAAAAGATACTGTGGCTGCTCTGTCTACTGCAGCGGTGTCTTAA
- the plsX gene encoding phosphate acyltransferase PlsX: MIRVAIDAMGGDYAPREIVHGAVLAAREYGVSVALVGIPKDIEVELKRHEIQGLNVSIVAASEVVAMDEKPSKAVLRKKDSSIVKAMAQVAEGHADCVVACGSTGAAAVAATFIIGRLPNVSRCAIAAQMPTIHPTRCIVVDAGANVDCDANMLKQFGLMGSILYAGLNNVKRPRVGVLNIGAETTKGNELVQNAYALLKETDLNFIGFVEGRDYPMGKVDVVVTDGFTGNVSLKTAEGIAKMVNHMLRQELLGSMRGKIGGMIAKPAFKSLKARVDPDEFGGAPLVGLKGVCVIAHGGSRHTAVKNAIRVACDMVRADVVGKIAKSFLTEKKTVKVEVEATI; the protein is encoded by the coding sequence ATGATTCGAGTAGCAATCGACGCAATGGGTGGCGACTACGCGCCCCGGGAAATAGTCCACGGGGCTGTACTTGCAGCTCGTGAGTATGGCGTGTCAGTGGCGCTTGTCGGTATCCCCAAAGATATCGAAGTAGAACTCAAGCGCCATGAAATCCAGGGTCTCAACGTCTCTATCGTAGCGGCATCAGAAGTCGTCGCTATGGACGAAAAGCCAAGTAAAGCTGTCCTGCGCAAGAAGGACAGCTCAATTGTCAAAGCAATGGCGCAAGTGGCCGAAGGTCATGCTGACTGTGTTGTTGCCTGTGGCTCCACCGGAGCAGCGGCTGTAGCTGCCACCTTTATCATCGGTCGTCTGCCCAATGTTTCGCGCTGTGCCATTGCCGCGCAGATGCCCACCATCCACCCCACCCGCTGTATCGTTGTCGATGCTGGCGCCAATGTGGATTGTGATGCCAACATGCTCAAACAGTTTGGCTTGATGGGCTCAATCCTTTATGCCGGTCTCAACAATGTCAAAAGACCGCGAGTAGGCGTCCTTAATATCGGGGCTGAAACCACCAAGGGCAACGAGCTAGTGCAAAATGCCTATGCTTTGCTCAAAGAAACAGATTTGAATTTTATTGGTTTTGTCGAAGGTCGCGACTATCCCATGGGTAAAGTGGATGTCGTTGTCACCGATGGCTTTACTGGCAACGTCTCGCTTAAAACAGCTGAGGGTATTGCCAAGATGGTTAACCATATGTTGAGACAGGAGTTGCTTGGCTCGATGCGCGGCAAAATTGGTGGCATGATCGCCAAGCCAGCGTTTAAGTCGCTTAAGGCTCGTGTCGACCCAGATGAGTTTGGTGGCGCGCCACTGGTCGGTCTCAAAGGTGTATGTGTCATCGCCCATGGTGGCTCCAGGCATACCGCTGTCAAAAACGCTATCCGTGTTGCGTGTGACATGGTGCGCGCTGATGTTGTTGGCAAAATCGCCAAGAGCTTTTTAACCGAAAAAAAAACGGTTAAGGTCGAAGTCGAAGCAACTATTTAA
- the rpmF gene encoding 50S ribosomal protein L32 — translation MAVPKKKTSHQKQHQRRAHWKAAEQNLDSCSNCGAPTRRHTLCSNCGYYRGRPARRADAQIAS, via the coding sequence ATGGCTGTTCCTAAGAAGAAGACATCTCACCAGAAGCAGCACCAGCGCAGAGCGCACTGGAAAGCCGCTGAACAAAATCTCGATAGCTGCTCCAACTGTGGCGCTCCTACTCGCAGACACACACTTTGCAGCAACTGTGGTTACTACCGCGGTAGACCAGCACGTCGCGCTGACGCCCAAATAGCTAGCTAA
- a CDS encoding DUF177 domain-containing protein yields the protein MQISIDELGPLGEQRVDLDYKQELAVAGAVKPVVGELTLNRVGAGVKLVGNVKTLLKLHCETCLRPYFQALSVDIDELFVPYRDMASEYEMGAPKEQELLKNDFYEMLGADGLIDIDDVVYQAVTLASPVFCHCGSECPGPPKAENPSSGSVLAEGADSSLSEKPIDPRWKNLKTLFPKED from the coding sequence GTGCAAATATCTATAGATGAGCTGGGTCCGCTTGGCGAGCAGCGCGTTGATCTCGACTATAAACAAGAGCTTGCTGTAGCAGGTGCCGTCAAACCAGTGGTGGGCGAACTCACGCTCAACCGGGTAGGCGCGGGCGTTAAACTGGTCGGCAACGTTAAAACCCTTTTAAAATTACATTGTGAAACTTGCTTAAGGCCTTACTTCCAGGCACTTAGTGTTGATATCGATGAGCTGTTTGTGCCTTATCGAGACATGGCAAGTGAATACGAAATGGGCGCTCCTAAGGAGCAAGAGCTGCTCAAAAACGACTTTTATGAAATGCTTGGAGCTGATGGTCTTATTGACATCGACGACGTTGTGTATCAAGCTGTAACGTTAGCTTCGCCAGTTTTTTGTCACTGCGGCAGCGAATGTCCCGGCCCTCCAAAAGCCGAAAACCCAAGCTCTGGCTCGGTTTTGGCGGAAGGCGCGGATAGCTCATTGTCCGAAAAGCCAATTGACCCGCGTTGGAAAAACCTAAAGACTCTCTTTCCTAAAGAGGACTGA
- a CDS encoding amidohydrolase family protein yields the protein MNYSTSQPLFISADWLLDGLGNAVKDGAVLIDQGKIVKITEWKPQSDLAQGLPDGLNAASHKHFAGGIITPGLFNLHTHIDYTLAAPVYLNEQEPHMFDWLRALVTMARTWDSAKFVASAASGARELALAGVSYVVDSSFSGQAAHALVQAGLKGTVGLELFGVDKDRAELAFAHWQKRYQELVAAHDIKAAIEQTQLTVTVAPHAPYTVSPALWQKARQWAAQRQLKVLAHLAESPQESAWLAQNEMLVDQYLEFVLPPNPQKSVSEMLQAIDWKGHGHSPVAHLQKHDLLDSNLLAAHCLHLDQEDYKTFAHAGAQAALCPRSNQRLGNGQPLIEEFLKHGIPFGLGTDSRASSPDLSTRLEAMALYQQSQTPTYNGQMLHDPAQLLNTLTSKSAALMGVADKTGSLVKGLAADICVFIGHTKATSTAAFAAVLESDTTLDTLLVNGRAVVSSGQYQAIQAK from the coding sequence GTGAATTATAGTACATCCCAACCACTTTTCATCTCTGCTGATTGGCTACTGGACGGACTGGGCAATGCAGTCAAAGACGGAGCTGTGCTAATCGATCAGGGCAAGATCGTCAAAATCACTGAGTGGAAACCCCAGAGTGACCTGGCTCAAGGTCTACCTGATGGTCTAAATGCCGCCAGTCATAAGCATTTTGCCGGTGGCATCATTACACCCGGACTCTTTAATTTACACACACATATTGATTACACGCTGGCCGCTCCGGTCTATTTAAATGAGCAAGAACCTCATATGTTTGACTGGCTGCGGGCCCTGGTCACGATGGCTCGCACCTGGGATAGTGCCAAGTTTGTAGCATCGGCAGCATCTGGCGCTAGAGAGCTAGCCCTGGCTGGTGTCAGCTATGTGGTCGATAGCTCTTTTAGCGGACAGGCTGCCCATGCGCTGGTCCAGGCAGGACTTAAGGGTACAGTCGGTCTGGAGTTATTTGGTGTAGACAAAGACCGCGCTGAGCTAGCCTTTGCCCACTGGCAAAAGCGCTATCAAGAGCTGGTAGCCGCCCATGACATCAAAGCCGCAATTGAACAAACCCAGCTGACAGTGACAGTTGCACCGCACGCACCTTATACAGTGTCGCCCGCACTATGGCAAAAAGCCAGACAGTGGGCGGCTCAGCGCCAGCTCAAAGTACTGGCACATCTAGCCGAATCACCACAAGAGAGCGCCTGGTTAGCCCAAAACGAAATGCTGGTAGATCAATATCTTGAATTTGTGCTGCCTCCCAATCCCCAAAAAAGCGTTAGCGAAATGCTCCAGGCAATTGATTGGAAAGGGCATGGTCACTCGCCTGTAGCCCACCTGCAAAAGCATGACTTACTGGATAGCAATTTGCTAGCCGCCCACTGCCTGCATCTTGACCAGGAAGACTATAAGACATTTGCTCATGCCGGAGCTCAAGCAGCCCTCTGTCCCCGCTCCAATCAGCGCCTGGGTAATGGTCAACCGCTCATAGAAGAGTTTTTAAAGCATGGCATCCCTTTTGGATTGGGCACTGATAGCAGGGCCAGCAGCCCTGATTTAAGTACCAGACTGGAAGCAATGGCGCTTTATCAGCAAAGCCAAACCCCTACTTATAATGGACAGATGCTCCATGACCCTGCCCAACTTTTAAATACTTTGACGAGCAAATCTGCAGCCCTGATGGGTGTGGCAGATAAAACCGGTAGCCTGGTCAAAGGCCTGGCCGCTGACATATGCGTATTTATAGGACACACCAAAGCAACCAGTACAGCTGCCTTTGCTGCTGTATTGGAGTCAGACACCACTCTTGACACCCTACTTGTAAATGGGCGGGCGGTTGTAAGCAGTGGTCAATATCAAGCAATCCAGGCAAAATAG
- a CDS encoding GGDEF domain-containing protein: MFCRVLENPNKAKAGTSQSGYMDNQVIERVRELEERALLTTTQEALSSAGGEDIERLALIDSLTDLYNSRTFLKEIKDELKRAKRYKRPVSLCMITVDNFRDIQMSIGALASDSVLKAVGSVVKGAIRDVDIPARFSAQEFAIILPETNAAGATIVAERIRARVNGHELMHNWRNIKVTTCVGVASFPTHAREHDELIHRTIQALELAESRGGDQVVAAV, encoded by the coding sequence ATGTTTTGTCGCGTACTAGAAAATCCCAATAAAGCTAAGGCTGGGACCTCGCAGTCTGGCTATATGGACAATCAGGTAATTGAACGCGTCAGAGAATTAGAAGAGCGCGCTCTCTTGACCACCACCCAGGAAGCTCTGTCATCAGCCGGCGGCGAAGACATCGAAAGACTGGCGCTGATTGACTCTCTTACCGACCTTTATAATTCGCGTACTTTTTTAAAAGAAATCAAAGACGAGCTTAAACGCGCAAAACGTTATAAGCGCCCTGTATCGCTTTGCATGATCACTGTAGACAACTTTAGAGATATACAGATGTCGATTGGCGCACTGGCCTCTGACTCTGTCCTCAAAGCAGTAGGCTCAGTAGTCAAAGGCGCCATCAGAGACGTTGACATCCCTGCTCGCTTTAGCGCCCAGGAGTTTGCCATCATCTTGCCCGAGACCAATGCCGCTGGCGCCACCATCGTGGCTGAGCGCATTAGAGCAAGAGTCAACGGTCATGAGCTTATGCACAACTGGCGCAATATCAAAGTGACCACCTGTGTGGGTGTAGCATCCTTTCCCACCCATGCCAGAGAGCACGACGAGTTAATCCACCGCACTATTCAGGCTCTCGAATTAGCCGAGTCCCGCGGCGGAGATCAGGTAGTAGCAGCGGTTTAG
- the secD gene encoding protein translocase subunit SecD translates to MSILGQSGKTAGSTGKIKKPFEIGSLFRDWKPVTVIAVLIWSLTNLIQVVPNSTVQDWKHLADLSGDELRNEVMTRVHKLKGYDQMNEYQKEDAVKTETDNAAMGNNIQILGHIKGHTVFTNLKLGLDLKGGSQLLLKAVPAPPAVPEITPEVMKGVETVINNRINSLGVSETLVQRAGKDRLIVEMPGIKDPQQAKDRIGTTALLEFKEMVQLSEDSVAWKDVDITGADFKHAQSQPMAAGNYQVDFEFKPEGAKKFGALTTRLVGKFIGIFLDGQPVDRGPDGRPVPIERYQGVRVNEPINGGRGQITGSFTRDQAMDLALKLNAGALPVPIQILEERTVGATLGQDSIHKSLIAGGVGILAVMIFMIAIYGWPGLIADLALILYAIATLAVFKAIPVTLTLAGIAGFILSIGMAVDANILIFERTKEELSYGRNLYVAIENGFTRAMSSIFDSNVNSLIACGVLMMFGTSVVKGFAVTLAIGVALSMFTAISATRAMLHLIPKEVGLFGHRFDGKSTKKEAK, encoded by the coding sequence ATGAGTATTTTAGGGCAGTCCGGCAAAACCGCTGGTAGTACCGGCAAGATCAAAAAACCTTTTGAGATTGGCTCGCTTTTTAGAGACTGGAAGCCAGTTACAGTTATTGCAGTACTGATCTGGTCGCTAACCAACTTAATCCAGGTAGTACCAAACTCCACAGTGCAAGATTGGAAGCATCTAGCCGATCTCAGTGGTGATGAGCTGCGCAACGAAGTCATGACCCGCGTGCATAAGCTCAAGGGCTATGACCAGATGAATGAATATCAAAAAGAAGATGCTGTCAAAACAGAAACCGATAACGCTGCGATGGGCAATAACATCCAAATACTCGGTCATATAAAGGGTCATACAGTATTTACCAATCTCAAGCTTGGTCTAGACCTCAAAGGAGGCAGTCAACTCCTCCTCAAAGCAGTACCAGCACCACCAGCAGTGCCCGAAATCACACCAGAAGTGATGAAAGGTGTTGAAACAGTAATCAACAACCGTATCAATAGCCTTGGTGTATCTGAGACTCTGGTGCAACGTGCTGGCAAAGATCGCTTGATCGTAGAAATGCCTGGTATCAAAGATCCACAGCAAGCAAAAGACCGCATCGGTACAACAGCCTTGCTTGAATTTAAAGAGATGGTGCAGCTATCAGAAGACTCAGTCGCCTGGAAAGATGTCGACATCACTGGTGCTGATTTTAAACACGCTCAGTCGCAACCAATGGCAGCAGGCAACTATCAAGTAGATTTTGAATTCAAACCAGAGGGTGCAAAAAAATTCGGCGCTCTGACCACCAGACTGGTGGGCAAGTTTATCGGGATTTTTCTTGATGGACAGCCCGTTGACAGAGGACCTGACGGACGTCCAGTGCCAATCGAACGTTATCAGGGTGTACGCGTAAACGAACCAATTAACGGTGGTCGCGGTCAGATTACGGGAAGCTTTACTAGAGACCAGGCCATGGACCTCGCTCTTAAGCTCAACGCCGGTGCCTTGCCTGTACCGATTCAGATTTTGGAAGAACGCACTGTGGGAGCGACTCTCGGACAAGACTCTATCCACAAGAGTCTGATTGCCGGTGGTGTCGGTATCCTCGCCGTTATGATCTTTATGATTGCTATCTATGGATGGCCCGGCCTCATTGCTGACCTCGCTCTTATTCTTTATGCCATTGCCACACTGGCAGTATTCAAAGCCATTCCGGTGACTTTGACCCTGGCTGGTATCGCTGGCTTTATCCTCTCCATAGGTATGGCGGTAGACGCCAACATACTTATATTTGAGCGCACAAAAGAAGAACTGAGCTACGGCCGCAATCTCTATGTCGCCATCGAAAACGGCTTTACACGAGCCATGTCATCAATCTTTGACTCAAACGTCAACAGTTTGATTGCCTGCGGTGTGCTGATGATGTTTGGTACATCGGTGGTCAAAGGCTTTGCCGTTACTCTGGCAATCGGTGTGGCGCTCTCAATGTTTACAGCTATATCGGCTACCCGCGCCATGTTGCACTTAATACCAAAAGAGGTGGGACTGTTTGGTCACCGTTTTGACGGCAAGTCTACAAAGAAGGAGGCCAAGTAA
- the secF gene encoding protein translocase subunit SecF, translating into MLTNNKVDLVKYRKAWFGISLLITIPGILAIIACCVKYHAPLKPGIDFTGGSILQYQFDKPASLEQVHKVLEENGFAGSQVQEATISGKEAVVMRTKAIDSEADKAALDAKLTAELGPFKSISVDKVTATIGPELLTNGLIALLVTFGGMVAYISYRFKFDYAACAIAALVHDVLVLVGVFAALGYFFGTEVDSLFISAILTVIGFSVHDTIVVFDRIRENAKNVGSKKIDPVTKEESKKTFGDVANDSVNQTLARSIYTSLTVVITLLALYLLGGVTTKDFVLAMLVGIISGTYSSIFNASCLLVWWREQKKTIRVKTA; encoded by the coding sequence ATGCTTACCAATAACAAAGTAGATCTAGTCAAATACCGCAAAGCCTGGTTTGGTATTTCGCTACTTATCACTATTCCTGGCATACTCGCAATCATTGCTTGCTGTGTCAAATATCATGCACCTCTCAAGCCCGGTATCGACTTTACCGGTGGCTCGATTTTGCAATATCAATTTGACAAACCAGCAAGCCTTGAACAAGTCCACAAAGTCCTGGAAGAAAACGGCTTTGCTGGCTCGCAAGTGCAAGAAGCAACAATCTCCGGCAAAGAAGCTGTGGTGATGCGCACCAAAGCTATCGATAGTGAAGCTGATAAGGCAGCACTAGATGCCAAACTAACAGCCGAGCTTGGTCCTTTTAAATCAATCTCGGTGGACAAAGTCACTGCCACTATCGGACCTGAGCTTTTGACCAATGGCCTCATAGCGCTCCTGGTCACATTTGGTGGCATGGTGGCATACATCAGCTATCGCTTCAAATTTGACTATGCCGCCTGCGCTATTGCAGCGCTGGTCCACGACGTGCTTGTACTGGTCGGTGTATTTGCCGCCCTGGGATATTTCTTTGGCACTGAGGTGGACAGCTTGTTTATCTCGGCAATCCTGACTGTCATTGGCTTTAGCGTGCACGACACAATCGTGGTATTTGACCGCATCCGCGAAAACGCCAAAAACGTTGGCAGCAAAAAAATTGACCCTGTGACAAAGGAAGAGAGCAAGAAAACTTTTGGCGATGTCGCCAATGACTCAGTCAATCAAACTCTCGCCCGCTCTATTTATACATCTTTGACTGTTGTAATTACTCTGTTGGCACTCTACCTCCTTGGTGGTGTGACGACCAAAGACTTTGTACTGGCAATGCTCGTGGGCATTATTTCCGGTACTTACTCATCTATCTTTAACGCTAGCTGCTTGCTTGTGTGGTGGAGAGAACAAAAGAAAACTATCCGCGTAAAAACGGCCTGA